The DNA sequence ATAATACCATACCTAATTTAATTTGGGTTGATTGATTAAGGATTGAAATGTTGTCTATATTCTCGTATTGTTTTTGAGAATTGATTATTACATGTGTTGACTTTGGTTGTTGAagttgatattatatacctCTGCGGTACCGTTTATCATTTTGTGGAATTATCATGCACGTTTTTCAGCATTATTTGGATGATTAATTGGGCATAAAACGATTGTTTCGTGTTCATGGTAATGAATTCATTGTGATTggaaattgaattttgtatGTGGGAATACATTGATTATGATGAATTGTTTACGTTATGTGAATCCATAAAGTTTAGGATATGTAATTTGTGGATTCGTTTGATTGTTTTGACGTTGCTTTTAGTTAATTATGTTTGTCAGTTTTGATCCTGGGAACatcaaaattagggttttgtcGATTTTGGTCTAAAATCGAATTTGGAGAAATTATATAGAATCCTGTCACCAGTCAGCAATTCGCTAGGGGAGTTATTAAACCGGCCGTCAAAATTTAGCGACTCACTAAGTTTGCAAGGTATGCGAACCTAGTGACTCGTTGGCTAGTCACTTAATccagaaaattataaacaactCCCTTCCGAGCGTTTGTATTCGGTtttgaagtttttaaattcaaaattttttgggTGCACCTCATGTTCCTTATTTTCTACTAATGagtgtgtattttaatgcggatattagtcggccaaaaggaagattaatatttgatacGAAATACACATATACTTATGGTAATAAATACGTGACAATTATTCAGTTTTCTTGTGAGTGGTGTGATGTCAAAAGGTGGATGCTACTTAACAGGATCTTATTGTCTAGTATTTAACCACTGTAAGGAGGTTGTTATTTACAAGTTCATATTATTGTCAAAAGACTTGATGTGGATGTTGTACTTTGAACCTCATAATGTTTTACTAGTGTTCAAAATAGATTAATCGAAACATGACGTTGCAAAAGTAACCTCTCTTGTCTAAACTTCTTTATTGCGAACGTTAGGACAgtatgtgtgtattttaatgcggATATTAGTCGGCCAAAAGGAAGATTAATGTTTGGCACGAAATACATATATACCTGTGGTGATAAATACGTGATAGTTATTCAGTGTTCATGTGAGTAGTGTGATGCCAAAAGGTGGACACTACTTGACCAGATCTTATTGTCAGTGTTTGATCACTACGATGAGGTTACCAATCACAAGTTCATATTACTGCCAAAAGACTTGATATGGATGTTGTGCCGGTACCTCGAGATGTTACCttcttatttgaattttattatgtgagCATAACAATTATTTCGGTTTTGTTCTCTGTTCAATTATGATGTCTGCTTCTATAGTTTTTTCCAACATGTCAGTGTTGAGAGGGTCCAATTTTAAGGATTgaaaagattatattttagttgCTTTGGGTTGCATGGATCTGGATTACACGCTAAGGATTGGGCAACCTACTTCTGCTACGGACGGTAGTACTTCTTATCAAAGGAGACACTACGAGAAGTAGGAATACTCGAATTGTGTTAGTTTATTGATCATTAGTTTTAGCATCCTAGAAGCCTTTCGAGGCACTGCATCTGAGTATATCACTAAGGCCAATGAATACCTTGCCAAAATTAAGGAACGTTTCGTGAAAAACGATAAGGTTGAGACAAGCGTGCTTGATCTCAATAAAGTATATAGGGCAAGGGCAACATAAGGGAGCACATTATGCAAATGTCTCACGTTGCTTCACTTAAGCTTGAATTTTAAAGACTTGCTTGTGAATTTGGTGTTGCAAATCAGGTCAGTAtctcaagaaataaagtaaaagggtACTAAGAGAGTGTATTTGAGAATGCTACTATAGATAAGGGTTCttcacaaaagaaacaacataagGATAATGatagttgtttcttttgtggCAGACATGGATATAATAAAAGGAAGAATTGTGACAGATACCACGCATGGCGTACAAATGAAGTTACAATTCTAGTTTTGGTCTTTTCtgaaattaatttggatttagtCCCTAATGATTTATAGTGAGTAGATTCTGGTGCTACTGCTCACATAAGGTTATCAATGCAAGACTGTCTGACCTACCGAAAGTCAACTGATGGTGAAAGATACATCTATGTGGGATATGAAAAATCGATGGAAGTGTAGATTATTGGACATTGTAGATTGTCATTAAAGACTAGAATTATTCTGGTTTTGAAGGATACTTTATTGTACTGTCTTTAGATAGaatttggtttttatttaTGCTTTGAACAAATTTGGTTTTGCTTGTTCATTCAGAAATAGTAAGTactaaaaagttaattaattgattgattaatagtagtactaaaaagTTATGCATatagtcattttcattttattacaattttaaaaattatcttatagtattaaaataaatgaatgtggATGACTctaatgattttaattttttacaatatcgaactaaatttcattttatgatatttttaaatcaagATGTAGAGTACATCAAAAAATTGACTTAATGAGCATCAATTAGTTAGGTGACAGTATTAAGtaaataagtactactacgCGTCtagtcaattttataatttacaattttaacaattatctaataatacaataattgaatgtgaatgattattataatttgaatttctttactattacatataaaattataattttatttcatgattttttaatcaaGACGTAGAATACACAAGAATATCGATCATCAATTGATTGGgtagtactaaaaaattaagtacccctatagtaattgtttttgtaattaatcattttaagaataattactatcattttaattatttaactacacaatatttgaaaaatgtctatatattatactctCGTTCACATTGAAATGTAGTAGCGTAGATGGTTGTTCCATGAGCCTTGAGGTCCCAATTTCTAACCTCCAATGCATCACCTCATGTTGTTGTTTTCCATTTTACTCCAATATTCTTCAATTCTTGATGTTTAACTTTTGGATCAAATTTGTGCTTCATCTTGGTTCACTAATAAAGCTGCCTTTTTCATAGTATTAGTAAATTCTGAACTTGAAATTTGCTTTAAGTACTCGGAGGTAATGATATATAACAAACAGCTGCTTGTCTTACATTTCTTTTAatgtttattattatataaaatgacTTTGTTACATATATGATTACTTATATTTGTTTCAATTAAGCAAATCTGATTAGTTTTGAATACTTGTAACCTTAATCTCGCTTGTGCACCTGAGTGACGGGTGGTTGGTGATGATTTATGGATGAATCTGACTCTAGTTGAAACacaacatatatttttaataagggAAATTGacgttttactttttttccattaCACAATGTGAGAGTATTGATGGATCAGTTGCATGCATGAAGAAGAGGAACAACGAAggatcatttcatatgatgaGCTTCAGGGGCCGTCGGATCAATCTCTGATCCAAGAGATGTTTTAATCTCAGCCGTTGATTGCACATGAGTCATGACCGTTGGGattgaatttgtataaataGTTTGTTAAAACTTTCAGTTGAAACAGTTAGATAGATTGTTGTAGCTCGATTCTCTCTCGATGACTGAATAagaatttctcttcaattccCAATCTCTCATCTCCTCcgatacacacacacacacactcgaTCTCCATTTGTAACAATTGGTGTCGTCCGGTGGGAATATCAATTTGGGGATAAAACTTTTCTGGAGGATCTGCGACAGCGATGGCATCaagaaagagtgcatattcttgtgggacggatagAGTATTTTACTACTTGTGACAAAGTAGATAATACACCCAAGAACAAGCTATATACTCATTATGTCGTCCCAAGAAAAGTGAGTCATATTCCTTTACGGATAAAAGATCTCACActataagtgagtcatttcaCCTTTTAGTAAAATCCTCTATcccttactttttttctctccactttaactatttaaatatcaatttcttaaatctcatgtCCGAAAGAAGTGTTTCGCTTATGAATGTACAAGAAAATAGCAACTTGTTCATCAACAGTTAGATTATTGGCCTTAATCTTCCAATCGTTTCAAGCATGATAACTAATGTTTTAAAAGCATGTTTGGTATGGTAGATAACTCATATAGGGATGGGATTCTATGAACAAAAATGTATTGTTCATGGAATTCAATCCctaaatgaattatttaccTTACCAAACATGTGTTAAATGCGTATCTATGCATACCCAACTCTTCATAACATATGACATCACTCTCATAGATCAATCTATGGGTGTAGCGTGATTAATCAATCTCATTCACAGAACGTAAGgccattaaataatattttcgaTAATAATGAGTAGTGATAGTTCTAATCACAAACGTCACTAGCTTCAACATGATAATTCTCTTTTTTCCGCATACAAActataagaaaaaaagtttcTATGCTTTGGATTCTATTATTGTCATCTTTCAAAGATAccttaagaaaataatagtaaatataataaagtttTCAAACATAATTTCAAGCATTGTCTAAAGAGTAACAAAGTATAAAAgcttagaaataaaaaagctGGAAGCTTGATCAATATATGCAGACAAACATTGAGGCAGTAGCATATAAAATTGTAGGTGACTATATGCGCACACAAACTCtacaaaattgaagaaattgagtGTTTTTTGAGAGTTTGATATACTTCCTTGGCCTccatcctataaaaatatgagcaatgATTATGGTATGAAAATTAAGATAagattgataaagtaagagagaaggaagagaatggtatggtaaagtaagagagaggaggagaatggtagttaaagtagtgttagtgagTAATGGAATCtacaattattaaattgatataactttcTGAAAATGGAttgcaaatatttttgtagaacagaagaaaataaaaagtacacatatttttatggaacataGGGAGTATTGAACATTATTACATATAAAGTTATCGATTCGAATGTaaagagttttaaaaaaaacacagagATTATGAATAAGTGAATAATCTTAAGGTGGACATATgttattaaatcaataaatcatGTTTCATAAGATATTGAAGGAATGGTATATGTTTTAGTGATGGTGAAAAagtaattacaaatttaataatttgaataacaCCATTATACAATGTTACACGTCAAAGCAAAGGgtttaattctaaaataaaacgTACACTATTGGGCTTGCCTAACAGCTGACTcagataataataaattaataacaaaaaaaaaacgtctaCAGTTTATTGTTTGAATTAGTAGATAGTCacattttaagtatatttaatgGTTTAATTTAGGGTTTGATATATTGATTACATTTTCTCCATAGTCCGTTCAATGGACAAAGGCCAATCGAATTAAGGCTAAAAATGGTGTTTTGTTATCatggaaaattgaataataataatatgtgtaacactatatcaattttaaaattatgcgAAATTTACTAATATTGTCCTCAACTTTGGaaacaaagataaaaacaGATGGaaacaaagataaaaacaGAGGATAGTTTTTGAATTTCCTACTATAGTGTAGctttaaataacaaatcaaacaTATGAAAGACTATGGATAGCATATCATCAATTCAAACACTACAAATAGAAATGGAAAACCaagaaaaacatttttacaaaataattttgttcttaTCTAAATGAAGtgtgaactacaaaattaaacacagaaaataagttttacaaaatcacattttcaatCAAAAAGTTTTATACATCCCAAATTCAGTCCcgatttttattattaccCTTTAGCTCTTGAGGGGTATATTTGTCCATTTAGTTTGATTTGAGGACCAAACTTGTGATCATGTTAATGTTCTTCTTGTATAATTTGTTGAGGACCAAAATTTTttggagtactattaaatttttatatattatctcaaaataaattatttaaatttttgtagtgttatctaaaaataaattattcagaTCTTtgttgtagtattatttaaactattgcattataataaaaaaattaatatttatttatagtattatttagaaaatattgaatGGTTATTCTTAagtattcatttttagtttaatgaTTGATTactaacaataatttataatttattagatACCGATTTTTCTACATGAATCAagttgtaatttattttgacttaaattgaattgaattgtagtttattttatttaaattattgttgcAATCAAGCATAAAATGaatcctttaaaaataaaccattcaattttttttatttcccatatactttaaaattggtctgcaatatcacaaactttatatttttgtttgttaggGCATCCACTATAGGGGCGGCGCGCCGGCCGCCCCCTTCCCGGCGGTGCCGCGGCGATGTGTAGTGGGGAAGGCGTCCGCCCCTGGGGTGGACGAATTGGCTGGGGCGGAAGGGCCATCGCCGGCTAGTCGGCGAGGACGAGCCTCATGAGAGAGAAAagcggcggccgccgcgccTATCTATTGCGCGGCGAAAccgccgcggcggtcgccggttttccttttattttatttttttttaatttcgaatttataaaggtttttttataaatattcctccattttcatcttctttccACCCACTTCTTCACTCTCTACCCAAATTTTCTATCTCTAAACACTTTTCAatttatggatgatttgtgGAATCAAGCATGGGATTCTTTGATTCAAGAGGTGCAGAGGGAGGCCGacgaggaggcggcggcgatCCCTCGTGAGATTCGTCATCGTCGGACAATCCCACGAGACCATGTCGGAGCGGCTGAGCGGCTTATGGCCGACTACTTTAGTGATCAGCCTCGTTACCCGGCTGAAATTTTTCGTCGCCGTTTCAGAATGTCGCGACCGCTATTCACCCATATAGCGACGACATTGGCGGACCGGTTCGAGTGCTTCACGCTCCGGAGGGATTGCACTGGCCGGATCGGTCTGTCTACTTTGCAGAAATGCACCTCTGCAATTAGGCAGCTTGCCTATGCCGGACCGgctgatatgttcgacgaatacctacaGATGGGTGAGACGACTAGTCTAACTGTGCTCCGGCAATTTTGTAAGGGCATTCGGCAAGTCTTTGGTCCGGAGTTCCTACGAAAGCCAACCCCCGATGAGTGCCAGAGACTGCTAGATATGCACGGTGCGGTGCACAGCTTTCCCCGGGATGATGGGCAGCattgattgcatgcattgggagtggagaAACTGCCCGGTGGCGTGGAAAGGCCAGTTCACTACCGGTTTCAAGCAGAAACATCCGTCGATGATCCTCGAAGCCGTTGTTGACTACCGTTTGCGGATctggcatgcatatttcggtgttgcaggttcgaacaacgacatcaacatTCTGCAGTCGTCGCTTATCTTCAATGATGAGTGCCGGGGAGAGGGTCCAGAGATCAGTTTTGTAGCAAACGGCACGCAGTTTCCCGTATTCGTCAAGACACTTCGGCGACCGGCTGGCGCGAAGAGACAATATTTTGCGCGCAAACAAGAGGCCGCTAGGAAAAATGTGGAGCGAgcttttggtgtgctccaagcGCGATGGGCCATTCTACGCTGCCCGGCACGAGTGTGGCACGAAGATGATGCCGCGGATATCATGGTAGTGtgtatcatattgcacaatatgataatagaagatgaaggatttgcTGCAGAACGTTGGGCGCCGGAAGATGGTGCAAGTACAAGTCACGGTGTTGCCTCCGCGCCGATACAGATGGGTGTACCACGTAGTGATGAATATCTGATCCAACGTTTCGTTGATATACGCCGGAGCATAGCACATGACCATCTCCAGGTCGATTTGATTGAAGAGATCTGGGCACGTAGGGGAGGCGGCGTAGCATGAACAACATGTGTGATTTCCGTAGATCaaattttcgttgtaattttccTCTCACTTTAATCCGAcgaaaatttagttttcaattttaattttattgcactAGCCGTTTTTCTCgaattatttttagtccgataatttgtagattgaattaaaaaatacaacaagaaaaataaagtgaaagttgtccaccaaaaagtgtccactattgctgcggacacttttttttggggctgtggacaaataaaatggggctatggacaaaaaaaaaagttgtccaCCAAAACTTGTCCacctatagtggatgctcttatttcCCATGGCTGTTAAATCGCCATATCCGACTAACTTATGTGCGTTATTATCCTActtggtactccctccgttccttcataattgagtcatttttccatttcgggaagttccctcatagttgagtcatttatatagtaactttttcctctttcttactttactctctcatactttattcactttttactttattctctctaccttttttctttttcttattttttttatctatttatttaacacacccaacattcatttcttaaactccgtgccgaaaagttccgcctcaactatgagggaacggagggagtactacttgaTCAACGTGCTTTTTTACGTGGCTTATATCCTACTTAccaaaaacttaaaaagtggtcTAAAATATCGTAAATATTTCACGATTGCCCAcgtagaattattttttctccgaagatattttatttgaattgagACGAGAAATgacaaacaaaatgcaaagtttatgatattgtggaccaattttaaagttcgtgggaaataccaaaattttgctaaagttcatggttttataGACCAATATcccttttaaaataatactacaaatgCATATAAATTTTTCGATTgtaatacaataattaaaataatattacaaaggtttttataatttatttttagataacaatataaatattcaaatcatttgttttgagataatatacaaaaatttagtAATACCACAAAAaattttggtccttaacaaattacaaaagaagCACGTAAACATTAATAAATCACGAGCTTGGTCCTCAATAAATGGACAAGTATATCGCTCAATGGCTGAAGggtaaaataacaaaaattgggactaaatttggaatttatgaaatttttgacagaaaatgtgattttgtaaatattgagAACTAAAAATGGTCATAACTCTATTTTCTGGATACTAATTCATTCATAAATGAAGGATAaactttattcaaattaaaatagaaatcacATTAGTGTATAGAAATCACATTATTAGTGTATACGGATTTGTAATTCTAAAACCCGTACAATCAACTGCAAAAATTATGACTCgttgtatataattaattaatttaaaatttataattgtcTACTTCATAGttattaatatagtaattcttataaaaaaatattctatattTAGGATATAAAGCTTATGaaagtt is a window from the Salvia hispanica cultivar TCC Black 2014 chromosome 1, UniMelb_Shisp_WGS_1.0, whole genome shotgun sequence genome containing:
- the LOC125185484 gene encoding uncharacterized protein LOC125185484, giving the protein MHWEWRNCPVAWKGQFTTGFKQKHPSMILEAVVDYRLRIWHAYFGVAGSNNDINILQSSLIFNDECRGEGPEISFVANGTQFPVFVKTLRRPAGAKRQYFARKQEAARKNVERAFGVLQARWAILRCPARVWHEDDAADIMVVCIILHNMIIEDEGFAAERWAPEDGASTSHGVASAPIQMGVPRSDEYLIQRFVDIRRSIAHDHLQVDLIEEIWARRGGGVA
- the LOC125185475 gene encoding uncharacterized protein LOC125185475, with protein sequence MDDLWNQAWDSLIQEVQREADEEAAAIPREIRHRRTIPRDHVGAAERLMADYFSDQPRYPAEIFRRRFRMSRPLFTHIATTLADRFECFTLRRDCTGRIGLSTLQKCTSAIRQLAYAGPADMFDEYLQMGETTSLTVLRQFCKGIRQVFGPEFLRKPTPDECQRLLDMHGAVHSFPRDDGQH